One window of the Vicia villosa cultivar HV-30 ecotype Madison, WI unplaced genomic scaffold, Vvil1.0 ctg.003865F_1_1, whole genome shotgun sequence genome contains the following:
- the LOC131641577 gene encoding protein FAR-RED IMPAIRED RESPONSE 1-like, which produces MDSLNILIDSGDSQREDVEVDHGDGDGDDSRWVPEIGMCFSCVEEVKTYYQQYALKKGFGWRIRSSKKGDDGELNYLILSCSRGGSTVSKISCTLKTLPSRAKNCPAKICVKMKEDGLWYITQFESIHSHETRPTKARLFKANKKMNLHVRRTIQINDDAGVRINKTFQSLVKDAGGHENIPFCEKDVRNYINKERRAIGKEGDGKALISYFCKMREQNTNFFYDIDLDDDFHVRNVFWADARSRDAYEYFGDVVTFDTTYLTNKYDMPFAAFVCVNHHGQSTLLGCGLLSGEDTGSFVWLFKSWLRCMLEKPPMGIVTDQCKAMKNAIELVFPTTRHRWCLWHIMKKIPEKLSGYGEYKRIKYAMKEAVYDTFTTDGFEQKWSLFIEKFNLQENDWLGGLYMERHRWAPTLLRKYFWAGMSTTQRSESIHAFFDGYINSTTSLNQFVKQYDNALRSRAEKEFEADFNSMDTTIPCGSNSTIEKQFQNKYTHAKFKEIQVEFRSKMNCSTSLKDVEGCFATYHVLEEILVGEIRKERVLKVVLNKENHDFKCECSLFEFRGIVCRHVLSVCSQERITSLPDKFDKLCKHFYEVAEVAADSDEATDDLHETLNLFSSNMSIKDSAVVEENLNEDSNPINSNHIRSPKHVKRKGRPPSKRKISVSDTIVKRSRKQTKKSDHIELTTECNIGMVGSQLGSNICVESSLEVDNGGHCLDSNIVVCVHYKIVGGNMSFMDLLTTCETPLVGSSQVCTN; this is translated from the exons ATGGATAGCTTAAACATTTTGATAGATTCAGGAGATAGTCAAAGGGAAGATGTAGAAGTTGATCACggtgatggtgatggtgatgatTCACGTTGGGTTCCCGAAATTGGAATGTGCTTTTCTTGTGTGGAGGAAGTTAAAACATATTATCAGCAGTATGCTTTGAAAAAGGGTTTCGGATGGAGGATTAGGTCATCGAAAAAGGGAGATGATGGAGAGCTCAACTACCTAATACTTTCATGTTCAAGAGGGGGATCAACTGTTTCAAAAATTTCATGCACGTTAAAGACACTACCATCTCGAGCGAAAAATTGTCCTGCCAAGATttgtgttaaaatgaaagaagatGGTTTGTGGTACATTACACAATTTGAATCTATCCATTCTCATGAAACTCGTCCTACGAAAGCAAGATTGTTCAAGGCCAACAAGAAAATGAACTTACACGTGAGAAGAACAATCCAAATCAATGATGATGCGGGAGTAAGGATCAACAAGACTTTTCAATCACTAGTTAAAGATGCAGGCGGTCATGAAAATATTCCGTTTTGTGAAAAGGACGTGAGGAATTATATTAACAAAGAACGTCGTGCAATTGGAAAAGAAGGTGATGGTAAGGCTTTGATAAGTTATTTTTGTAAAATGAGGGAACAAAATACAAATTTCTTCTATGACATAGATTTGGATGATGATTTTCATGTGAGGAATGTATTTTGGGCGGATGCAAGAAGTAGAGACGCTTACGAATATTTTGGCGATGTTGTAACTTTCGATACAACATACTTGACTAACAAGTATGACATGCCTTTTGCTGCATTTGTATGTGTGAATCACCATGGTCAATCAACATTACTTGGTTGTGGATTACTATCAGGTGAAGACACAGGTTCTTTTGTGTGGCTTTTCAAGTCATGGCTTCGTTGTATGTTAGAAAAACCACCTATGGGTATTGTGACCGATCAATGTAAGGCTATGAAaaatgctattgagttagtctTCCCTACAACTCGTCATAGGTGGTGTTTATGGCATATAATgaaaaaaattccagaaaaaCTTAGCGGATATGGTGAATACAAAAGGATCAAGTATGCAATGAAAGAAGCAGTCTATGATACATTCACAACAGATGGTTTTGAACAAAAATGGAGTTTGTTCATAGAAAAATTTAATCTCCAAGAGAATGATTGGTTGGGAGGGTTGTATATGGAGCGTCATCGGTGGGCACCAACTTTGTTAAGGAAATATTTTTGGGCTGGTATGTCTACTACGCAGCGTAGTGAGAGCATACATGCTTTCTTTGATGGATATATAAATTCTACAACAAGTCTAAATCAATTTGTGAAACAATATGATAACGCTCTTAGAAGTCGGGCAGAAAAGGAATTTGAAGCTGATTTTAATTCGATGGATACAACAATTCCATGTGGGTCAAACTCGACCATTGAGAAGCAATTCCAAAATAAGTATACTCATGCCAAATTCAAGGAAATTCAAGTGGAATTCAGATCTAAAATGAATTGTTCTACCTCATTGAAAGACGTGGAAGGTTGCTTTGCTACGTATCATGTGTTGGAGGAGATATTAGTTGGAGAGATACGTAAAGAGCGAGTCTTAAAAGTTGTGCTTAACAAGGAAAACCATGATTTCAAATGTGAATGCTCATTGTTTGAGTTTAGAGGTATTGTGTGCCGCCATGTGTTATCCGTGTGTAGTCAGGAGAGGATTACAAGCCTTCCAGATAA GTTTGACAAATTATGCAAACACTTTTATGAGGTTGCTGAAGTAGCTGCTGATTCAGATGAGGCTACTGATGACCTCCATGAAACATTAAATTTGTTTAGCTCCAATATGTCCATAAAGGATAGTGCAGTTGTTGAAGAAAATCTCAATGAGGATTCCAATCCAATCAATAGTAATCACATTCGTAGCCCAAAACATGTCAAGCGCAAAGGTCGTCCTCCATCTAAAAGAAAAATATCTGTCTCTGACACGATTGTTAAGAGGTCAAGGAAGCAAACCAAAAAAAGTGATCACATTGAGCTTACTACA GAGTGCAATATTGGAATGGTGGGAAGTCAGCTCGGAAGTAACATTTGTGTAGAATCATCTCTTGAGGTTGATAATGGAGGACATTGCTTAGATTCAAATATCGTGGTTTGTGTCCATTATAAGATT GTTGGAGGTAATATGTCATTCATGGATCTTTTGACAACATGTGAAACACCTTTGGTGGGTTCATCTCAAGTTTGtacaaattga
- the LOC131641578 gene encoding protein FAR-RED IMPAIRED RESPONSE 1-like: MEEFGWRWKLVNESLCVVMDSLNILIDSGDSQREDVEVDHGDGDGDDSRWVPEIGIWRIRSSKKGDDGELNYLILSCSRGGSTVSKISCTLKTLPSRAKNCPAKICVKMKEDGLWYITQFESIHSHETRPTKARLFKANKKMNLHVRRTIQINDDAGVRINKTFQSLVKDAGGHENIPFCEKDVRNYINKERRAIGKEGDGKALISYFCKMREQDTNFFYDIDLDDDFHVRNVFWADARSRDAYEYFGDVVTFDTTYLTNKYDMPFAAFVCVNHHGQSTLLGCGLLSGEDTGSFVWLFKSWLRCMLEKPPMGIVTDQCKAMKNAIELVFPTTRHRWCLWHIMKKIPEKLSGYGEYKRIKYAMKEAVYDTFTTDGFEQKWSLFIEKFNLQENDWLGGLYMERHRWAPTLLRKYFWAGMSTTQRSESIHAFFDGYINSTTSLNQFVKQYDNALRSRAEKEFEADFNSMDTTIPCGSNSTIEKQFQNKYTHAKFKEIQVEFRSKMNCSTSLKDVEGCFATYHVLEEILVGEIRKERVLKVVLNKENHDFKCECSLFEFRGIVCRHVLSVCSQERITSLPDKFDKLCKHFYEVAEVAADSDEATDDLHETLNLFSSNMSIKDSAVVEENLNEDSNPINSNHIRSPKHVKRKGRPPSKRKISVSDTIVKRSRKQTKKSDHIELTTECNIGMVGSQLGSNICVESSLEVDNGGHCLDSNIVVCVHYKIVGGNMSFMDLLTTCETPLVGSSQVCTN; the protein is encoded by the exons ATGGAGGAGTTTGGTTGGAGATG GAAGTTGGTTAACGAAAG TTTGTGTGTCGTAATGGATAGCTTAAACATTTTGATAGATTCAGGAGATAGTCAAAGGGAAGATGTAGAAGTTGATCACggtgatggtgatggtgatgatTCACGTTGGGTTCCCGAAATTGGAAT ATGGAGGATTAGGTCATCGAAAAAGGGAGATGATGGAGAGCTCAACTACCTAATACTTTCATGTTCAAGAGGGGGATCAACTGTTTCAAAAATTTCATGCACGTTAAAGACACTACCATCTCGAGCGAAAAATTGTCCTGCCAAGATttgtgttaaaatgaaagaagatGGTTTGTGGTACATTACACAATTTGAATCTATCCATTCTCATGAAACTCGTCCTACGAAAGCAAGATTGTTCAAGGCCAACAAGAAAATGAACTTACACGTGAGAAGAACAATCCAAATCAATGATGATGCGGGAGTAAGGATCAACAAGACTTTTCAATCACTAGTTAAAGATGCAGGCGGTCATGAAAATATTCCGTTTTGTGAAAAGGACGTGAGGAATTATATTAACAAAGAACGTCGTGCAATTGGAAAAGAAGGTGATGGTAAGGCTTTGATAAGTTATTTTTGTAAAATGAGGGAACAAGATACAAATTTCTTCTATGACATAGATTTGGATGATGATTTTCATGTGAGGAATGTATTTTGGGCGGATGCAAGAAGTAGAGACGCTTACGAATATTTTGGCGATGTTGTAACTTTCGATACAACATACTTGACTAACAAGTATGACATGCCTTTTGCTGCATTTGTATGTGTGAATCACCATGGTCAATCAACATTACTTGGTTGTGGATTACTATCAGGTGAAGACACAGGTTCTTTTGTGTGGCTTTTCAAGTCATGGCTTCGTTGTATGTTAGAAAAACCACCTATGGGTATTGTGACCGATCAATGTAAGGCTATGAAaaatgctattgagttagtctTCCCTACAACTCGTCATAGGTGGTGTTTATGGCATATAATgaaaaaaattccagaaaaaCTTAGCGGATATGGTGAATACAAAAGGATCAAGTATGCAATGAAAGAAGCAGTCTATGATACATTCACAACAGATGGTTTTGAACAAAAATGGAGTTTGTTCATAGAAAAATTTAATCTCCAAGAGAATGATTGGTTGGGAGGGTTGTATATGGAGCGTCATCGGTGGGCACCAACTTTGTTAAGGAAATATTTTTGGGCTGGTATGTCTACTACGCAGCGTAGTGAGAGCATACATGCTTTCTTTGATGGATATATAAATTCTACAACAAGTCTAAATCAATTTGTGAAACAATATGATAACGCTCTTAGAAGTCGGGCAGAAAAGGAATTTGAAGCTGATTTTAATTCGATGGATACAACAATTCCATGTGGGTCAAACTCGACCATTGAGAAGCAATTCCAAAATAAGTATACTCATGCCAAATTCAAGGAAATTCAAGTGGAATTCAGATCTAAAATGAATTGTTCTACCTCATTGAAAGACGTGGAAGGTTGCTTTGCTACGTATCATGTGTTGGAGGAGATATTAGTTGGAGAGATACGTAAAGAGCGAGTCTTAAAAGTTGTGCTTAACAAGGAAAACCATGATTTCAAATGTGAATGCTCATTGTTTGAGTTTAGAGGTATTGTGTGCCGCCATGTGTTATCCGTGTGTAGTCAGGAGAGGATTACAAGCCTTCCAGATAA GTTTGACAAATTATGCAAACACTTTTATGAGGTTGCTGAAGTAGCTGCTGATTCAGATGAGGCTACTGATGACCTCCATGAAACATTAAATTTGTTTAGCTCCAATATGTCCATAAAGGATAGTGCAGTTGTTGAAGAAAATCTCAATGAGGATTCCAATCCAATCAATAGTAATCACATTCGTAGCCCAAAACATGTCAAGCGCAAAGGTCGTCCTCCATCTAAAAGAAAAATATCTGTCTCTGACACGATTGTTAAGAGGTCAAGGAAGCAAACCAAAAAAAGTGATCACATTGAGCTTACTACA GAGTGCAATATTGGAATGGTGGGAAGTCAGCTCGGAAGTAACATTTGTGTAGAATCATCTCTTGAGGTTGATAATGGAGGACATTGCTTAGATTCAAATATCGTGGTTTGTGTCCATTATAAGATT GTTGGAGGTAATATGTCATTCATGGATCTTTTGACAACATGTGAAACACCTTTGGTGGGTTCATCTCAAGTTTGtacaaattga
- the LOC131641573 gene encoding polygalacturonase At1g48100-like, translated as MCGLSFKSFTYILLIAFIILCSNFEECNARRGKHWRQNREEMVSMMKKNGKSHGNGHSHNGGGGGTKSKASPPQKSIPSISLPPPPPQKSIPSRLPPPPPAPQEEVTHLTPPPQTYISESSTTFNVLDFGAKGDGKSDDTKGFEATWTEACKVESSTMLIPADYVFLVGPIVFSGQYCKPKIIFQVEGTIIAPTNPNVWGKGLLQWLDFIKLVGFTIQGNGIIDGRGSVWWQDTQYNDPLDDEEKLLVPLNNTLGSPPMQIESSMGGKMPGIKPTAIRFYGSINPTVTGITIQNSPQCHLKFDNCNGVLVHDVTVTSPGDSPNTDGIHLQNSRDVLIYKSNLACGDDCISIQTGCSNVYVHNVNCGPGHGISIGGLGKDNTRACVSNITIRDVNMHNTMNGVRIKTWQGGSGSVQGVLFSNIQVSEVQFPIVIDQFYCDKRNCQNQTAAVALTGINYESIKGTYTVKPVHFACSDSLPCVDVSLTSVELQPVQDKYHLYNPFCWETYGELKTTTVPPIDCLQIGKPPNNRIQTAHDLC; from the exons atgtGTGGCTTGAGCTTTAAGAGTTTCACATACATTCTTCTTATtgcttttattattttgtgttcaAATTTTGAAGAGTGCAATGCAAGAAGAGGAAAACATTGGAGACAAAATAGAGAAGAGATGGTTTCTATGATGAAGAAGAACGGAAAGAGTCATGGCAATGGACATAGCCATAATGGTGGAGGAGGAGGAACAAAATCTAAGGCTTCTCCACCACAAAAAAGCATTCCCTCAATCTCACTGCCGCCACCGCCGCCACAAAAAAGCATTCCCTCGCGCTTACCGCCGCCGCCTCCAGCGCCACAAGAAGAAGTTACACACTTAACTCCACCACCACAAACTTACATTAGTGAATCCTCTACCACTTTCAATGTGCTAGATTTTGGAGCTAAAGGAGATGGAAAAAGTGATGATACAAAG GGATTTGAAGCCACATGGACTGAAGCATGTAAAGTAGAGTCATCAACCATGTTAATTCCAGCAGATTATGTCTTCTTAGTGGGGCCAATTGTATTCTCAGGCCAATACTGTAAACCCAAAATCATTTTCCAG GTTGAAGGAACCATTattgcaccaacaaatcctaatGTTTGGGGCAAAGGACTACTACAATGGTTGGATTTTATAAAACTAGTAGGATTTACCATTCAAGGAAATGGCATCATTGATGGAAGAGGCTCAGTTTGGTGGCAAGACACTCAGTATAATGATCCTTTAGATGATGAAGAAAAACTCTTAGTCCCTTTGAATAACACACTCGGAAGTCCACCAATGCAG ATTGAAAGTTCAATGGGAGGAAAAATGCCAGGAATCAAACCAACT GCAATAAGGTTCTATGGGAGTATTAATCCAACAGTCACAGGCATAACAATCCAAAATAGTCCACAATGCCATCTCAAGTTTGATAACTGTAATGGAGTTTTGGTTCATGATGTGACCGTAACGTCTCCTGGTGACAGCCCTAACACCGATGGAATTCACTTGCAGAACTCCAGAGATGTTTTGATATACAAAAGCAATTTAGCTTGcg GAGATGACTGTATATCTATACAAACTGGATGTTCAAATGTATATGTACACAATGTCAACTGTGGACCAGGACATGGAATCAGCATTGGAGGTCTAGGAAAGGACAATACCAGAGCCTGTGTCTCAAACATTACTATCAGGGATGTCAACATGCATAACACAATGAATGGAGTCAGAATCAAAACATGGCAG GGTGGATCAGGTTCAGTACAAGGAGTACTATTCTCAAACATACAAGTATCAGAAGTTCAGTTCCCAATCGTAATCGACCAATTCTACTGCGACAAAAGAAACTGCCAAAACCAAACAGCAGCAGTGGCACTCACAGGAATCAACTACGAAAGTATAAAGGGAACATACACAGTTAAGCCGGTTCACTTTGCGTGCAGCGATAGCTTGCCTTGTGTGGATGTTTCTTTAACAAGCGTCGAATTACAGCCTGTTCAAGACAAATACCATCTTTATAATCCATTCTGTTGGGAGACTTATGGTGAACTGAAAACTACAACGGTTCCGCCGATTGATTGTCTGCAAATCGGGAAGCCGCCGAACAACCGGATTCAAACAGCTCATGATTTATGTTGA
- the LOC131641572 gene encoding 1,4-dihydroxy-2-naphthoyl-CoA synthase, peroxisomal-like, with product MADIETVLRRVTSVTNHLLPTPTPPQPHLISLSHTSSSTKNDTYQRVHGNVPSNEVVWKVVASDEEGRDFTDIVYEKSVGEGIAKISINRPERRNAFRPHTVKELIRAFNDARDDPSVGVIILTGKGTDAFCSGGDQALRTEDGYSDHENIGRLNVLDLQVQIRRLPKPVIAMVAGYAVGGGHVLHMVCDLTIAADNAVFGQTGPKVGSFDAGYGSSIMSRLVGPKKAREMWFLARFYSAVEAEKMGLINTVVPLENLERETIKWCREILRNSPTAIRVLKAAINAVDDGHAGLQEMGGNATLIFYGTEEAKEGKTAYVERRRPDFSKFNRRP from the exons ATGGCAGACATTGAAACCGTACTCAGAAGAGTCACCTCTGTAACCAACCACCTCCTTCCCACTCCAACACCACCACAACCTCATCTCATTTCCTTGAGCCACACTTCAAGTTCCACAAAAAATGATACCTACCAACGTGTTCATGGAAATGTTCCCTCGAACGAAGTTGTTTGGAAGGTTGTTGCTTCTGATGAGGAAGGAAGGGATTTCACTGACATTGTTTACGAGAAATCCGTTGGTGAAGGAATAGCAAAG ATTAGTATTAATAGGCCAGAGAGAAGAAATGCCTTTCGACCTCACACTGTTAAGGAGCTTATTCGTGCTTTCAATGATGCTAGAGATGATCCTTCTGTTGGCGTCATCATTCTCACTGGAAAG GGAACCGATGCATTTTGTAGCGGTGGTGATCAGGCCTTGAGAACTGAAGATGGTTATTCCGATCATGAAAATATCGGTCGCCTTAATGTGTTAGACTTGCAG GTTCAGATTCGCCGCCTTCCGAAACCAGTGATTGCAATG GTTGCAGGGTATGCTGTTGGAGGAGGGCATGTATTGCATATGGTTTGTGATCTAACCATCGCAGCAGATAACGCTGTCTTCGGCCAAACGGGTCCTAAG GTTGGGAGTTTCGATGCTGGTTACGGAAGTTCTATCATGTCGCGTTTG GTAGGTCCGAAAAAAGCGCGCGAAATGTGGTTTCTTGCAAGGTTTTATTCTGCTGTTGAAGCAGAGAAAATGGGCCTTATCAACACTGTTGTACCA CTAGAGAATTTAGAGAGAGAAACAATCAAATGGTGTCGGGAGATACTCAGAAACAGTCCAACTGCAATTCGGGTTCTTAAGGCAGCTATTAATGCAGTCGATGACGGGCATGCCGGGCTTCAG GAAATGGGTGGAAATGCAACACTGATATTTTATGGCACCGAGGAAGCAAAAGAAGGAAAAACTGCGTATGTGGAGCGTAGACGCCCCGATTTTTCTAAGTTTAATCGAAGACCATAA
- the LOC131641579 gene encoding putative B3 domain-containing protein At2g27410, with the protein MEKNSAMLQNSEVMMQKKAMATEKINAYMQKMKTMKKKFNPLSHFSLHRVLSQESPQFYTKDELAQIEKINHIVCQGANLPLIPQRNVKRVEVNDKKRCRPSNEDIMSDEERRVKSKSAITRKPIIRKKETVLSPPPELPNHVNNMIKVLNGSDIKYIMCKELYNTDLNHNNNRLSMPISQIKSDFLTEIEKASLKTRDQEGRPFGLKVTVLDPCFNEFSLSLKKWDMKTTSIYNLHQDWTPVLLKNNFKEHQKLDIWSFRVNDKLYLLLNDNKSQEIEKSKEPKNSTIVSKTEEMKNEDVKRVKIAKSID; encoded by the coding sequence ATGGAGAAGAATTCCGCAATGTTACAAAATTCAGAAGTCATGATGCAAAAGAAAGCTATGGCTACTGAGAAGATCAATGCATATATGCAAAAGAtgaaaacaatgaaaaagaaattTAATCCACTATCTCATTTTTCTTTGCATAGAGTGTTATCTCAAGAGTCTCCACAATTTTATACTAAAGATGAGTTAGCACAAATAGAGAAAATCAATCACATTGTGTGTCAAGGAGCAAACCTCCCTCTTATTCCACAACGTAATGTGAAAAGAGTAGAAGTCAATGATAAAAAAAGGTGTCGTCCAAGTAATGAAGATATCATGTCTGATGAAGAAAGAAGAGTGAAATCAAAGTCCGCAATTACGAGGAAACCAATAATTCGCAAGAAAGAAACTGTGCTATCACCGCCACCAGAATTGCCTAATCATGTCAATAACATGATCAAAGTGTTGAATGGTAGTGATATTAAATATATCATGTGTAAGGAATTGTATAATACAGATCTCAACCATAACAACAATCGTCTTTCAATGCCAATTTCACAAATCAAGTCTGATTTTCTCACAGAAATAGAAAAGGCATCATTGAAAACAAGAGATCAAGAAGGAAGACCGTTTGGTTTAAAAGTGACTGTGTTAGATCCTTGTTTTAACGAGTTTTCATTGTCTTTAAAGAAGTGGGATATGAAAACTACTAGTATTTATAATCTTCATCAAGATTGGACACCTGTTTTGTTGAAAAATAACTTTAAAGAGCATCAAAAACTTGACATTTGGTCATTTAGGGTTAATGACAAGTTATACCTTTTACTCAATGATAACAAGTCACAAGAAATTGAAAAAAGTAAAGAGCCGAAGAATTCAACTATAGTTTCGAAGACAGAAGAGATGAAGAATGAAGATGTTAAAAGAGTGAAGATTGCCAAGAgtattgattaa